The Candidatus Polarisedimenticolaceae bacterium genome segment TTTCCCCCGCGCCACCGCCATCCTCGCGCAGATCGCGAAGCTCGCCCCCGACCGCAAGACCGACGTGGAGGAGATGCGCGCCCGTGTCGCCGAGCGCGAGCGCAAGGCGACCCAATTCGCTTCCGCGATCCGCAAGCCCCCGTCGAGGACTTCGGCCGAGCCGCGGAAGGCGAAGTTCCGCGGCGTTCCCGAGAAGGCGATCCCCGAGATCTTCGAGCGGGCGACGATCGTGGAGTACGCCGCCGGCCAGGTCGTCTACGAGGAAGGGACCGAAGGCAACTCCCTGTTCCTGATCCAGGACGGCTCGGTCCGCAAGGACATGAAACGGGCCGAGGGCGACAGCGTCATGATCACGACGCTGATCGCGGGAGAGTTGTTCGGCGAGGCGGCCGTGCTGACCGGCAAGCCCCGGGCGGCGACGGTGACCGCGCGCGAGGCGTGCGTGCTCCTCGAGATGTCGCGCGCCGGGATGGAGGACGTGATGTCCCGCCATCCCGAGTTGAAGGAGGCGCTCGAGGCCCGCCTTCGCGAGAGCGCCGCGCGTGCCATGGCGGCGCTCAAGAAATAGGGACGGGCACCCGATGATCGGCCCACGCTCCAGGGGGGGCTCGATGCGCCGGACGCACATCCTCGCCTCGCTCGCCGTGGCCGTCTCCCTCACCGGCTGCCGCGCGATGTTCCGTTACCCCGCGCTCGAGCCCGACCTGCCCGTCGACGACGCGACGATCGCGACCGGGATCAACCTCGACCTCGTCGGAGAATCCGGGGCGAAGACGATCGTGTTCGAGGTGCATTGGGTCGAGGGATACCGCCCGACCGACTACGCGCTCGACGGGCTCCACGAAGCCCTGCGCCGCGTCGCGCCTGAGAAGTCCGTCACCATCGAAGTGGACCCGGCGCCCACGCCGAGGGCGGAGTGGGAGGCAACGGGGGACGATCCGGGTGCCGCCGACCTCTGGGTCGAGCGTCACGCGCGCGACGTCGAGCCCGGGGAGGGGACC includes the following:
- a CDS encoding cyclic nucleotide-binding domain-containing protein — translated: MGSALDSLPALLAKKDYARALRVLQAEIDAKPKSFPVRRQYAEVLALAGRRRDAIDAYEALFESSLEEGYFPRATAILAQIAKLAPDRKTDVEEMRARVAERERKATQFASAIRKPPSRTSAEPRKAKFRGVPEKAIPEIFERATIVEYAAGQVVYEEGTEGNSLFLIQDGSVRKDMKRAEGDSVMITTLIAGELFGEAAVLTGKPRAATVTAREACVLLEMSRAGMEDVMSRHPELKEALEARLRESAARAMAALKK